In Gallus gallus isolate bGalGal1 chromosome Z, bGalGal1.mat.broiler.GRCg7b, whole genome shotgun sequence, one DNA window encodes the following:
- the LOC121106505 gene encoding sperm-associated antigen 4 protein-like isoform X2, translated as MRRRKSPQRSKGAQRPPERVRVRGAGRNVEEAEMESSQLPGNSCTSSLVAQAGPASCRRTAAYWEEPNILSLLRESLIVVSLKRLFGTSMSSVKEMTKKKSELCILLLLIFLSALTGAYCGISLARVLWTEDFLQMLPLQTAPRPMNSGNSLTEETQGIENQRNGVSYLAEERGTVMKDAQDLREAACVMPKEKCFTKCDRALKSAGVSIDLQRSSRSAWHCKVAWFLCTQNVVETFEQLDMSPGYCWPLKASQSQVVFNLPTKVQPTAVTVQHSVETNLWHVSSAPRDFAVFGLDEEGEKEALLGKFTYDVRKEVTQTFQLQTEIPRAFWHIKLVVLNNWGNAGHTCIYRVQVHGKRAGTNDIGQGHV; from the exons ATGAGGAGGAGAAAGTCTCCCCAGAGATCAAAAGGGGCACAGAGGCCCCCTGAAAGGGTGAGGGTgagaggagctggcaggaaCGTGGAAGAGGCAGAAATGGAGAGCAGCCAGCTCCCAGGAAACAG CTGCACCTCCTCTCTGGTGGCCCAGGCAGGGCCAGCCAGCTGCAGACGCACTGCTGCATACTGGGAGG AGCCAAACATCTTAAGTCTTCTGAGAGAGTCACTGATCGTGGTTTCCCTCAAGAGACTCTTTGGCACAAGCATGTCCTCTGT gaaagagATGACCAAAAAGAAGTCTGAGCTCTGCATTCTGCTTCTTCTGATCTTCCtatctgctctca CTGGTGCCTACTGTGGAATCTCATTGGCAAGAGTACTGTGGACAGAGGATTTCTTGCAG ATGCTGCCGTTGCAGACTGCTCCACGCCCGATGAACTCCGG GAACTCGCTGACTGAAGAAACCCAGGGGATTGAAAACCAGAGGAATGGGGTGTCTTACCTGGCTGAAGAGCGTGGCACTGTGATGAAG GATGCCCAGGACTTGAGAGAGGCCGCGTGTGTGATGCCTAAGGAAAAGTGCTTCACAAAGTGTGACCGGGCTCTGAAAAGTGCAG GTGTCTCCATAGACCTGCAGAGATCATCCAGGTCTGCATGGCACTGCAAGGTGGCTTGGTTCCTGTGCACTCAAAACGTGGTGGAGACCTTTGAGCAG ctggaCATGTCTCCAGGCTACTGCTGGCCTTTGAAAGCATCTCAGAGCCAGGTGGTCTTCAACTTGCCCACAAAAGTCCAGCCGACTGCAGTCACTGTGCAGCACTCAGTGGAAACAAACCTGTGGCACGTCAGCAGCGCTCCCCGtgattttgctgtcttt GGCCTGgatgaggaaggagagaaggaagcttTGCTTGGGAAATTCACCTATGATGTCAGGAAAGAGGTGACCCAGACCTTCCAACTGCAG ACCGAAATCCCAAGAGCTTTTTGGCATATAAAGCTCGTCGTACTCAACAACTGGGGAAATGCAGGACACACCTGTATTTATCGGGTGCAGGTTCATGGGAAGAGAGCGGGAACAAATGACATCGGCCAAGGACATGTGTAG
- the LOC121106505 gene encoding sperm-associated antigen 4 protein-like isoform X1 yields MRRRKSPQRSKGAQRPPERVRVRGAGRNVEEAEMESSQLPGNSCTSSLVAQAGPASCRRTAAYWEEPNILSLLRESLIVVSLKRLFGTSMSSVKEMTKKKSELCILLLLIFLSALTGAYCGISLARVLWTEDFLQMLPLQTAPRPMNSGNSLTEETQGIENQRNGVSYLAEERGTVMKDAQDLREAACVMPKEKCFTKCDRALKSAGVSIDLQRSSRSAWHCKVAWFLCTQNVVETFEQLDMSPGYCWPLKASQSQVVFNLPTKVQPTAVTVQHSVETNLWHVSSAPRDFAVFGLDEEGEKEALLGKFTYDVRKEVTQTFQLQVQSLRMGRRPFQKHCFGSKSVAGGVLGSPCQGRGPARAQRDTLRFRGPRARDMAG; encoded by the exons ATGAGGAGGAGAAAGTCTCCCCAGAGATCAAAAGGGGCACAGAGGCCCCCTGAAAGGGTGAGGGTgagaggagctggcaggaaCGTGGAAGAGGCAGAAATGGAGAGCAGCCAGCTCCCAGGAAACAG CTGCACCTCCTCTCTGGTGGCCCAGGCAGGGCCAGCCAGCTGCAGACGCACTGCTGCATACTGGGAGG AGCCAAACATCTTAAGTCTTCTGAGAGAGTCACTGATCGTGGTTTCCCTCAAGAGACTCTTTGGCACAAGCATGTCCTCTGT gaaagagATGACCAAAAAGAAGTCTGAGCTCTGCATTCTGCTTCTTCTGATCTTCCtatctgctctca CTGGTGCCTACTGTGGAATCTCATTGGCAAGAGTACTGTGGACAGAGGATTTCTTGCAG ATGCTGCCGTTGCAGACTGCTCCACGCCCGATGAACTCCGG GAACTCGCTGACTGAAGAAACCCAGGGGATTGAAAACCAGAGGAATGGGGTGTCTTACCTGGCTGAAGAGCGTGGCACTGTGATGAAG GATGCCCAGGACTTGAGAGAGGCCGCGTGTGTGATGCCTAAGGAAAAGTGCTTCACAAAGTGTGACCGGGCTCTGAAAAGTGCAG GTGTCTCCATAGACCTGCAGAGATCATCCAGGTCTGCATGGCACTGCAAGGTGGCTTGGTTCCTGTGCACTCAAAACGTGGTGGAGACCTTTGAGCAG ctggaCATGTCTCCAGGCTACTGCTGGCCTTTGAAAGCATCTCAGAGCCAGGTGGTCTTCAACTTGCCCACAAAAGTCCAGCCGACTGCAGTCACTGTGCAGCACTCAGTGGAAACAAACCTGTGGCACGTCAGCAGCGCTCCCCGtgattttgctgtcttt GGCCTGgatgaggaaggagagaaggaagcttTGCTTGGGAAATTCACCTATGATGTCAGGAAAGAGGTGACCCAGACCTTCCAACTGCAGGTACAGTCATTGCGTATGGGCAGGAGACCATTCCAGAAACACTGCTTTGGCAGCAAGTCAGTGGCAGGAGGAGTGTTGGGGAGTCCCTGCCAGGGCAGGGGTCCAGCGCGGGCTCAGAGAGACACGCTGAGGTTCAGAGGGCCGAGAGCACGCGACATGGCAGGGTAG
- the LOC101750973 gene encoding sperm-associated antigen 4 protein-like isoform X1, with amino-acid sequence MAPVVWRRCTAGLFIFLHSCTSSLVAQAGPASCTCTAANAEEPNILSLLRESLVVVSLKKLYGTNITYMKETTVKKSVLCMLLFLIFLSALIGAYGGTTLARVLWTEDLLQMLSLQTAPRPMNSGNSLTEETQGIENQRNGVSYLAEERGIAMKDAQDLREAVCVIPKEKCFTKYDRALKSAGVSIDLQRSSRSAWHCKVAWFLCTQNVVETFEQLDMSPGYCWRLKASQSQVVFNLPTKVQPTAVTVQHSVETNLWHVSSAPRDFAVFGLDEEGEKEALLGKFTYDVRKEVTQTFQLQVQSLRMGRRPFQKHCFGSKSVAGGVLGSPCQGRGPARAQRDTLRFRGPRARDMAG; translated from the exons ATGGCTCCCGTGGTGTGGAGACGGTGCACAGCAgggcttttcattttcctccacagCTGCACCTCCTCTCTGGTGGCCCAGGCAGGGCCAGCCAGCTGCACATGCACTGCTGCGAATGCGGAGG AGCCAAACATCTTAAGTCTTCTGAGAGAGTCACTGGTTGTGGTTTCCCTCAAGAAACTCTATGGCACAAACATCACCTATAT gaaagagACTACCGTAAAGAAGTCTGTGCTCTGCATGCTCCTTTTTCTGATCTTCCtatctgctctca TTGGTGCCTACGGTGGAACCACATTGGCAAGAGTACTGTGGACAGAGGATCTCTTGCAG ATGCTGTCGCTGCAGACTGCTCCACGCCCGATGAACTCCGG GAACTCGCTGACTGAAGAAACCCAGGGGATTGAAAACCAGAGGAATGGGGTGTCTTACCTGGCTGAAGAGCGTGGCATTGCAATGAAG GATGCCCAGGACTTGAGAGAGGCAGTGTGTGTGATACCTAAGGAAAAGTGCTTCACAAAGTATGACCGGGCTCTGAAAAGTGCAG GTGTCTCCATAGACCTGCAGAGATCATCCAGGTCTGCATGGCACTGCAAGGTGGCTTGGTTCCTGTGCACTCAAAACGTGGTGGAGACCTTTGAGCAG ctggaCATGTCTCCAGGCTACTGCTGGCGTTTGAAAGCATCTCAGAGCCAGGTGGTCTTCAACTTGCCCACAAAAGTCCAGCCGACTGCAGTCACTGTGCAGCACTCAGTGGAAACAAACCTGTGGCACGTCAGCAGCGCTCCCCGtgattttgctgtcttt GGCCTGgatgaggaaggagagaaggaagcttTGCTTGGGAAATTCACCTATGATGTCAGGAAAGAGGTGACCCAGACCTTCCAACTGCAGGTACAGTCATTGCGTATGGGCAGGAGACCATTCCAGAAACACTGCTTTGGCAGCAAGTCAGTGGCAGGAGGAGTGTTGGGGAGTCCCTGCCAGGGCAGGGGTCCAGCGCGGGCTCAGAGAGACACGCTGAGGTTCAGAGGGCCGAGAGCACGCGACATGGCAGGGTAG
- the LOC101750973 gene encoding sperm-associated antigen 4 protein-like isoform X2: MAPVVWRRCTAGLFIFLHSCTSSLVAQAGPASCTCTAANAEEPNILSLLRESLVVVSLKKLYGTNITYMKETTVKKSVLCMLLFLIFLSALIGAYGGTTLARVLWTEDLLQMLSLQTAPRPMNSGNSLTEETQGIENQRNGVSYLAEERGIAMKDAQDLREAVCVIPKEKCFTKYDRALKSAGVSIDLQRSSRSAWHCKVAWFLCTQNVVETFEQLDMSPGYCWRLKASQSQVVFNLPTKVQPTAVTVQHSVETNLWHVSSAPRDFAVFGLDEEGEKEALLGKFTYDVRKEVTQTFQLQTETPRAFWHIKLSRTQQLGKCRTHLYLSGAGSWEESGNK; the protein is encoded by the exons ATGGCTCCCGTGGTGTGGAGACGGTGCACAGCAgggcttttcattttcctccacagCTGCACCTCCTCTCTGGTGGCCCAGGCAGGGCCAGCCAGCTGCACATGCACTGCTGCGAATGCGGAGG AGCCAAACATCTTAAGTCTTCTGAGAGAGTCACTGGTTGTGGTTTCCCTCAAGAAACTCTATGGCACAAACATCACCTATAT gaaagagACTACCGTAAAGAAGTCTGTGCTCTGCATGCTCCTTTTTCTGATCTTCCtatctgctctca TTGGTGCCTACGGTGGAACCACATTGGCAAGAGTACTGTGGACAGAGGATCTCTTGCAG ATGCTGTCGCTGCAGACTGCTCCACGCCCGATGAACTCCGG GAACTCGCTGACTGAAGAAACCCAGGGGATTGAAAACCAGAGGAATGGGGTGTCTTACCTGGCTGAAGAGCGTGGCATTGCAATGAAG GATGCCCAGGACTTGAGAGAGGCAGTGTGTGTGATACCTAAGGAAAAGTGCTTCACAAAGTATGACCGGGCTCTGAAAAGTGCAG GTGTCTCCATAGACCTGCAGAGATCATCCAGGTCTGCATGGCACTGCAAGGTGGCTTGGTTCCTGTGCACTCAAAACGTGGTGGAGACCTTTGAGCAG ctggaCATGTCTCCAGGCTACTGCTGGCGTTTGAAAGCATCTCAGAGCCAGGTGGTCTTCAACTTGCCCACAAAAGTCCAGCCGACTGCAGTCACTGTGCAGCACTCAGTGGAAACAAACCTGTGGCACGTCAGCAGCGCTCCCCGtgattttgctgtcttt GGCCTGgatgaggaaggagagaaggaagcttTGCTTGGGAAATTCACCTATGATGTCAGGAAAGAGGTGACCCAGACCTTCCAACTGCAG ACCGAGACCCCCAGAGCTTTTTGGCATATAAAGCTCAGTCGTACTCAACAACTGGGGAAATGCAGGACACACCTGTATTTATCGGGTGCAGGTTCATGGGAAGAGAGCGGGAACAAATGA